One Olsenella sp. oral taxon 807 DNA segment encodes these proteins:
- the rplA gene encoding 50S ribosomal protein L1, which produces MPKHGKKYNAAAAKVERGTHYSPLAAMRLVKELSAAKFDETVEVSVRLGVDTRKADQNVRGSISLPNGTGKSVRVAVFAEGAKAEEAKSAGADIVGSDDLIAEIQQGTINFDAVIATPNLMGKVGRLGRILGPRGLMPNPKLGTVTMDVEKMVGELKAGRVEYRADRYGICHVPVGKVSFTAEQLAENYGTLFSELLRVRPSTAKGRYVKSVAVSSTMGPGIKIDPAVTRDFMTA; this is translated from the coding sequence ATGCCAAAGCACGGAAAGAAGTACAATGCGGCCGCAGCCAAGGTCGAGAGGGGCACGCACTACAGCCCGCTTGCGGCGATGCGCCTCGTCAAGGAGCTCTCCGCCGCGAAGTTCGACGAGACCGTCGAGGTCTCCGTCCGCCTCGGCGTTGACACCCGCAAGGCCGACCAGAACGTTCGCGGTTCCATTAGCCTGCCTAACGGCACCGGCAAGAGCGTTCGCGTCGCGGTCTTTGCCGAGGGCGCCAAGGCCGAGGAAGCCAAATCTGCCGGCGCTGACATCGTGGGTTCCGATGACCTTATCGCCGAGATCCAGCAAGGCACCATCAACTTCGACGCGGTCATCGCTACGCCCAACCTCATGGGTAAGGTCGGGCGTCTTGGCCGTATCCTCGGCCCCCGCGGTCTCATGCCCAACCCCAAGCTCGGTACCGTCACGATGGACGTCGAGAAGATGGTCGGCGAGCTCAAGGCTGGGCGGGTCGAGTACCGCGCCGACCGCTATGGCATCTGCCACGTTCCGGTGGGCAAGGTCTCCTTCACGGCCGAGCAGCTCGCCGAGAACTACGGCACCCTCTTTTCCGAGCTTTTGAGGGTGAGGCCCTCCACCGCAAAGGGCCGCTATGTTAAGTCCGTCGCCGTATCTTCGACGATGGGCCCTGGTATCAAGATAGATCCCGCCGTCACCCGTGACTTCATGACGGCATAG
- the rpmG gene encoding 50S ribosomal protein L33, translating into MRTMVTLACTECKRRNYTTYKNKSNTPDRMEMKKYCPWCHKHTAHRETR; encoded by the coding sequence ATGCGCACAATGGTCACTCTCGCCTGCACCGAGTGCAAGCGTCGTAACTACACAACGTATAAGAACAAGAGCAACACTCCCGATCGCATGGAGATGAAGAAGTATTGCCCGTGGTGCCATAAGCACACCGCCCATAGAGAGACCCGCTAG
- the nusG gene encoding transcription termination/antitermination protein NusG, which yields MAKRWYVIHTYSGYENRVKTDLNQRIETYGMEDRIVDIQIPTEEVTEIKDGGKRETREVKVFPGYVLVRMELDDETWSVVRNTAGVTGFVGSEGNPVPLRRSEFNKLMGRGRDSQSAETKRATVTTSLEPGMPVKVVSGPLADFTGEVSEVMLESGKVKVMLAIFGRETPVELTLDQVSTRLK from the coding sequence ATGGCTAAGCGTTGGTACGTGATCCATACCTACTCGGGCTACGAGAACAGGGTCAAGACGGACCTCAATCAGCGCATCGAGACCTACGGCATGGAGGACAGGATAGTAGACATTCAGATCCCGACCGAGGAGGTCACCGAGATCAAAGATGGTGGCAAGCGTGAGACCAGAGAGGTCAAGGTCTTTCCGGGCTACGTCCTTGTCCGCATGGAGCTCGATGACGAGACCTGGAGCGTTGTGCGCAACACGGCGGGTGTCACAGGCTTCGTGGGTTCCGAGGGCAATCCCGTGCCCCTGCGTCGCAGTGAGTTCAACAAGCTCATGGGTCGTGGTCGCGACTCGCAGTCTGCGGAGACAAAGCGTGCGACTGTGACCACGAGTCTTGAGCCCGGCATGCCGGTCAAGGTCGTGAGCGGTCCTCTGGCAGACTTCACGGGTGAGGTCTCTGAGGTCATGCTCGAGTCAGGTAAGGTAAAGGTCATGCTCGCGATCTTTGGGCGCGAGACACCCGTCGAGCTTACGCTTGACCAGGTGAGTACGAGGCTCAAGTAG
- the rplL gene encoding 50S ribosomal protein L7/L12 has product MAVTKEEIIEALKEMPALELSELVHELEDVFGVSAAAPVAVAAAPAAADAAPAEEKTNFDVELTSFGSNKIAVIKVVRALTSYGLKEAKDAVEAAPKVIIEGAKKEDAEAAKKQLEEAGAEVTLK; this is encoded by the coding sequence ATGGCTGTCACCAAGGAAGAGATCATTGAGGCCCTCAAGGAGATGCCCGCCCTCGAGCTTTCTGAGCTCGTCCATGAGCTGGAGGACGTCTTTGGCGTCTCGGCCGCCGCACCCGTCGCCGTAGCCGCCGCCCCGGCGGCCGCCGACGCGGCACCTGCCGAGGAGAAGACCAACTTCGACGTCGAGCTTACCTCGTTCGGTTCCAACAAGATCGCCGTCATCAAGGTCGTCCGCGCCCTGACCTCCTATGGTCTGAAGGAGGCCAAGGATGCCGTCGAGGCTGCTCCCAAGGTCATCATCGAGGGGGCCAAGAAGGAGGACGCCGAGGCCGCCAAGAAGCAGCTCGAGGAGGCTGGTGCCGAGGTCACCCTCAAGTAG
- the secE gene encoding preprotein translocase subunit SecE yields MAKKERQKRSARQERQQKRAEREAQKAAATDKGPGSSKKAARAKDDDAAAKKGSQSAKLAKTKKKGRIRSYFSGVRTELRRVQWPSRPELINYSVAAIVMLIVVGVVVYIVDLGFVNLFRLYTGLRG; encoded by the coding sequence ATGGCGAAGAAGGAGCGACAGAAGAGAAGCGCCCGCCAGGAACGTCAGCAGAAGCGTGCCGAGCGCGAGGCTCAAAAGGCCGCTGCCACCGATAAAGGCCCTGGCTCCTCCAAGAAGGCTGCCAGGGCCAAGGATGATGATGCGGCGGCTAAGAAGGGTAGCCAGTCCGCAAAGCTGGCCAAGACCAAGAAGAAGGGGCGCATTCGCAGCTACTTCTCGGGCGTTCGCACGGAGCTTCGGCGTGTGCAGTGGCCAAGTCGACCAGAGCTCATTAACTACTCGGTGGCAGCCATCGTTATGCTCATCGTCGTCGGTGTGGTCGTGTATATTGTTGACCTTGGCTTCGTCAACCTGTTCAGGCTCTACACCGGGCTGAGGGGGTAG
- the rplJ gene encoding 50S ribosomal protein L10, protein MPNKNNVAMLEKVSESLDNSKGVFVIDYRGLSVKETQGLRRALTEAGAHMKVYKNNIVKIALKNAQLPEIENLEGTCAYVFFEKDPVDAAKVIKKQSESLRKIEWVGGIADGNALSAEDARAYADLASREELMAQLVYVVASPLRGIVSVAAGPARGLVTALDALAEQKSAA, encoded by the coding sequence ATGCCAAACAAGAACAACGTCGCGATGCTCGAGAAGGTCAGCGAGTCACTGGACAACTCCAAGGGGGTCTTTGTGATCGACTATCGGGGCCTTTCCGTCAAGGAGACCCAGGGGCTTCGCCGTGCCCTCACCGAGGCCGGCGCTCACATGAAGGTGTACAAGAACAACATCGTCAAGATCGCCCTCAAGAACGCCCAGCTACCCGAGATCGAAAACCTCGAGGGGACCTGCGCCTATGTCTTCTTCGAGAAGGATCCCGTCGATGCTGCGAAGGTCATCAAGAAGCAGTCGGAGAGCCTGCGAAAGATCGAGTGGGTTGGCGGTATCGCCGATGGCAACGCCCTCTCTGCAGAGGACGCAAGGGCCTACGCGGATCTCGCGAGTCGCGAGGAGCTCATGGCTCAGCTGGTCTATGTCGTCGCAAGCCCGCTCAGGGGTATCGTATCCGTTGCGGCCGGTCCTGCCCGTGGCCTGGTCACGGCGCTCGACGCGCTTGCGGAGCAAAAGAGCGCCGCATAG
- the tuf gene encoding elongation factor Tu, with protein MAKEKFDRSKPHVNIGTIGHVDHGKTTLTAAITKVLSEQEGCKADYTAFENIDKAPEERQRGITISVAHVEYETWERHYAHVDCPGHADYVKNMISGAAQMDGAILVIAATDGPMAQTREHILLARQVGVPYIIVFLNKCDMVDDEELIDLVEMETRDLLTEYDFPGDDTPIIRGSALGALNGEQKWVDSIVELMHTVDSYIPTPARDNEKPFLMAIEDVMTISGRGTVVTGRVERGQLKLNEPVEIVGIKETQSSTATGIEMFRKTMDFCEAGDNVGVLLRGIKREDVERGQVLCKPGSVTPHKDFTGEIYVLTKEEGGRHTPFFSGYRPQFFFRTTDVTGDIKELTDANGAKVEMAMPGDHVTVTCELIHPIAMEQGLRFAIREGGHTVGDGRVSTITG; from the coding sequence CGCATGTAAACATCGGTACGATTGGTCACGTCGATCATGGTAAGACCACGCTGACCGCAGCCATCACGAAGGTCCTCTCTGAGCAGGAGGGCTGCAAGGCCGACTACACCGCCTTCGAGAACATCGACAAGGCTCCCGAGGAGCGTCAGCGTGGCATCACCATCTCTGTTGCCCACGTCGAGTACGAGACCTGGGAGCGCCACTATGCCCACGTTGACTGTCCTGGCCACGCGGACTACGTCAAGAACATGATCTCGGGTGCCGCCCAGATGGACGGCGCGATCCTCGTTATCGCTGCTACCGATGGCCCGATGGCTCAGACCCGTGAGCACATCCTGCTCGCCCGTCAGGTCGGCGTGCCCTACATCATCGTCTTTTTGAACAAGTGCGATATGGTCGATGATGAGGAGCTCATCGACCTCGTGGAGATGGAGACCCGTGACCTCCTCACCGAGTATGACTTCCCCGGCGATGACACCCCCATCATCCGCGGCTCCGCGCTGGGCGCTCTCAATGGTGAGCAGAAGTGGGTCGACTCCATCGTCGAGCTCATGCACACGGTTGACTCCTACATTCCCACGCCTGCCCGTGATAACGAGAAGCCCTTCCTCATGGCCATCGAGGACGTCATGACCATCTCGGGGCGAGGCACGGTCGTGACCGGCCGCGTCGAGCGCGGTCAGCTCAAGCTCAACGAGCCCGTCGAGATCGTCGGCATCAAGGAGACCCAGTCCTCCACGGCAACCGGTATCGAGATGTTCCGTAAGACCATGGACTTCTGTGAGGCAGGTGACAATGTGGGCGTGCTGCTGCGCGGTATCAAGCGCGAGGACGTCGAGCGTGGCCAGGTTCTCTGCAAGCCCGGCTCCGTCACCCCACACAAGGACTTCACCGGCGAGATCTACGTCCTGACTAAGGAAGAGGGTGGGCGTCACACCCCGTTCTTCTCCGGCTATCGTCCACAGTTCTTCTTCCGCACCACCGACGTCACGGGCGACATCAAGGAGCTTACCGATGCGAATGGTGCCAAGGTCGAGATGGCCATGCCCGGCGATCACGTGACGGTTACCTGCGAGCTCATTCACCCCATTGCCATGGAGCAGGGTCTGCGCTTCGCAATCCGCGAGGGTGGCCACACGGTCGGTGACGGTCGCGTCTCCACAATCACTGGATAG
- the rplK gene encoding 50S ribosomal protein L11, with protein MPAKKVAHFIKLQIPAGQANPAPPVGPALGAAQVNIMQFCQAFNAATQDKAGDIIPVEISVYEDRSFDFITKTPPAAQLIKKELKLKSGSGVPQRDKVGELSQEQLTKIAEIKMPDLNANDIEAAKKIVAGTARSMGVTIAQ; from the coding sequence ATGCCCGCAAAGAAGGTCGCCCACTTCATAAAGCTCCAGATCCCCGCCGGCCAGGCCAACCCTGCCCCTCCCGTCGGACCGGCCCTTGGTGCCGCCCAGGTCAATATCATGCAGTTCTGCCAGGCTTTCAATGCTGCCACGCAGGACAAGGCCGGCGACATCATTCCGGTCGAGATCAGCGTCTATGAGGATCGCAGCTTTGACTTCATCACCAAGACTCCCCCTGCCGCCCAGCTCATCAAGAAGGAGCTTAAACTCAAGAGCGGTTCGGGCGTTCCTCAGCGTGACAAGGTGGGTGAGCTCTCCCAAGAGCAGCTGACCAAGATCGCCGAGATCAAGATGCCGGACCTCAACGCCAATGACATCGAGGCGGCCAAGAAGATCGTGGCGGGCACCGCCCGCTCCATGGGCGTGACGATCGCGCAGTGA